A window of the Candidatus Poseidoniia archaeon genome harbors these coding sequences:
- the pyrI gene encoding aspartate carbamoyltransferase regulatory subunit: MADNLLKVQPIRNGTVIDHLHAGAGLKILDILDVAGTGNTVSLLINVPSSKQGRKDIIKIEDRELTDSETERIALLSPGAHVNIIRNYSVAEKTAVEIPEEVSGVARCPNTNCISNNERGAASRLLLRSREPLQLACAYCARLVAEEELQFL; encoded by the coding sequence ATGGCGGACAACCTGCTCAAGGTGCAGCCGATTCGTAACGGCACCGTGATTGACCACCTGCACGCTGGTGCCGGGCTAAAGATTCTCGATATCCTCGACGTGGCGGGCACCGGTAATACGGTCAGCCTGCTGATTAACGTTCCCAGCTCCAAGCAGGGGCGCAAGGACATCATCAAGATTGAGGACCGCGAACTGACCGATAGCGAAACCGAGCGCATCGCGCTGCTCTCGCCCGGCGCGCACGTCAACATCATTCGCAACTATTCGGTCGCCGAGAAGACGGCGGTCGAAATTCCCGAGGAAGTTTCCGGGGTCGCGCGCTGCCCCAACACCAACTGCATTTCCAACAACGAACGTGGCGCCGCCAGCCGGTTGCTGCTGCGCAGCCGCGAGCCGCTCCAGCTGGCGTGCGCTTACTG
- a CDS encoding aspartate 1-decarboxylase, whose protein sequence is MRLTLLKSKLHNLCVTAADLEYEGSIGLSADLLKATDIGEHEQVHIWNITRGTRLVTYAMLHPGQGEACVNGAAAHMAEPGDRVIVATFAGMTPAEAGEWQPRIVILGEGNRVLETRRGAPS, encoded by the coding sequence ATGCGGCTTACGCTGCTCAAATCGAAGCTGCACAACCTGTGCGTCACCGCGGCCGACCTCGAATACGAAGGCTCCATCGGCCTCAGCGCCGACCTGCTCAAGGCGACCGATATCGGGGAGCACGAGCAGGTGCACATCTGGAACATCACCCGCGGCACGCGGTTGGTGACCTACGCCATGCTCCACCCCGGCCAGGGCGAGGCGTGCGTCAACGGCGCCGCGGCGCACATGGCCGAGCCGGGCGACCGTGTCATCGTCGCCACTTTCGCCGGGATGACTCCTGCCGAAGCCGGGGAATGGCAGCCACGCATCGTCATCCTCGGCGAAGGCAATCGCGTCCTCGAAACCCGGCGTGGCGCGCCAAGTTAA
- a CDS encoding YbaN family protein, translating to MEDTGLRLARNPLARSVWMLLGHACVAIGTIGAYVPGLPTVSFYVLAAAFYARGSEMFYNWLLHHPVFGHYVRDYRAGLGMPFRSKVYTIAMMWVAVTYAVYALTRLGDPGYGQATVLLAGVIGAWFVGLHIPTQHTDREANMRWLLRILGAACAALFAAIAWLAAGPLQLLALAGAVIAAGLTARA from the coding sequence ATGGAAGATACCGGCCTGAGGCTGGCGCGCAATCCACTGGCGCGCAGCGTCTGGATGCTGCTGGGCCACGCTTGCGTCGCCATCGGCACCATCGGCGCGTATGTGCCGGGACTGCCGACCGTCTCGTTCTACGTGCTGGCGGCGGCGTTCTACGCGCGCGGCTCGGAGATGTTCTACAACTGGCTGCTGCACCACCCGGTCTTCGGCCACTACGTCCGCGACTACCGCGCCGGGCTGGGGATGCCGTTCCGCTCGAAGGTCTACACGATTGCGATGATGTGGGTCGCCGTTACATACGCGGTCTACGCGCTGACGCGGCTGGGCGACCCGGGCTACGGGCAGGCGACGGTGCTGCTGGCTGGCGTCATCGGCGCCTGGTTTGTCGGCCTGCACATCCCGACGCAGCACACCGACCGCGAAGCGAATATGCGCTGGCTGCTGCGCATCCTTGGCGCCGCTTGCGCGGCGCTGTTCGCGGCGATAGCATGGCTGGCGGCCGGGCCGCTGCAACTGCTGGCGCTGGCGGGGGCCGTGATTGCCGCTGGACTGACAGCAAGGGCTTAA
- a CDS encoding methyltransferase domain-containing protein, producing the protein MAARKDTNTAYKIYAPVYDRVFAPSFAEGHTRMVEALDAQQGERVLEVGVGTGISLRHYVAGVRVDALDFSAAMLKKARKRIDKGEVAAEVTLHQMDAHKLEFDDGTFDHAVVAHAIAVVAEPEVVLREMMRVTRPGGKLVVVNHYKDEPGKLWRAWNPVRRKLGLGEHFDLPELLEACGLEIVSDDIVNRIKSRLIVTRLPT; encoded by the coding sequence GTGGCAGCGCGTAAGGATACTAACACCGCCTACAAGATTTATGCGCCGGTCTACGACCGCGTTTTCGCGCCCAGCTTCGCCGAAGGGCATACACGGATGGTCGAGGCGCTCGACGCACAGCAGGGCGAGCGGGTGCTGGAAGTGGGAGTCGGCACCGGCATTTCGCTGCGCCACTACGTAGCCGGCGTCAGGGTCGACGCGCTCGACTTCAGCGCGGCGATGCTGAAGAAGGCACGCAAGCGGATTGACAAGGGCGAGGTAGCTGCGGAGGTGACGCTGCACCAGATGGACGCGCACAAGCTGGAATTCGACGACGGTACGTTCGACCACGCAGTGGTAGCGCACGCGATTGCCGTCGTGGCGGAGCCGGAAGTGGTACTGCGCGAGATGATGCGCGTCACCCGACCCGGTGGCAAGCTGGTGGTGGTCAACCACTACAAGGACGAACCGGGGAAACTCTGGCGCGCGTGGAACCCGGTGCGACGGAAGCTGGGGCTGGGCGAGCACTTCGACCTTCCGGAGCTTTTGGAGGCGTGCGGGCTGGAAATCGTGAGCGACGATATCGTCAACCGCATCAAGTCGCGGCTGATTGTGACGCGGCTGCCCACCTAG
- the pyrB gene encoding aspartate carbamoyltransferase, with protein MDHVVTIQDLADDEIASIIDRARELLPVARGEKRSDTLAGKILATCFFEPSTRTRLSFETAMHRLGGNIIGFADPKATSHLKGETLADAVRMVAGYADAIVLRHPQEGSARLAAEISDVPVINGGDGAGQHPTQTLLDLFTIREELGKLEGLTVGLLGDLRYGRTVHSLAAALARYDATLHFIAPRSLAMPRRVTTGLPDGWSAHTALDEVLPELDLLYVTRIQKERFPDPEDYVRIAGAYTISAETLRDAKPELRVLHPLPRVGEIATDVDETDHAAYFRQAFNGVPVRMALLEMLLGGD; from the coding sequence GTGGACCACGTCGTCACCATACAGGACCTCGCCGATGACGAAATCGCGTCCATTATCGACCGCGCACGCGAGCTACTGCCGGTAGCGCGCGGCGAAAAGCGCAGCGACACACTCGCCGGGAAAATCCTCGCCACCTGCTTCTTCGAACCCTCGACGCGCACGCGGCTCTCCTTCGAGACCGCCATGCACCGGCTGGGCGGCAACATCATCGGCTTCGCCGACCCGAAGGCGACTTCGCACCTGAAAGGCGAGACGCTGGCTGACGCGGTGCGAATGGTCGCCGGCTACGCTGACGCGATTGTGCTGCGCCACCCGCAGGAAGGCTCGGCGCGACTGGCGGCTGAAATCTCCGACGTCCCGGTAATCAACGGCGGCGACGGCGCGGGACAGCACCCGACGCAGACGCTGCTCGACCTCTTCACGATTCGCGAGGAACTGGGCAAGCTGGAGGGGCTGACGGTCGGCCTTCTCGGGGATTTGCGCTACGGCCGCACGGTCCACTCGCTCGCTGCGGCGCTGGCGCGCTACGATGCTACGCTGCACTTCATCGCGCCCCGGAGTCTGGCGATGCCGCGCCGCGTGACCACGGGCTTGCCCGACGGCTGGAGCGCGCACACTGCGCTCGACGAGGTGCTGCCGGAGCTGGACCTGCTCTACGTCACCCGCATACAGAAGGAGCGCTTCCCCGACCCGGAGGACTACGTACGGATTGCTGGCGCCTACACCATTTCGGCCGAGACGCTGCGCGACGCGAAGCCAGAACTGCGAGTACTGCACCCGCTCCCGCGCGTCGGCGAGATTGCGACCGACGTTGACGAGACCGACCACGCCGCCTACTTCCGACAGGCGTTCAACGGCGTCCCGGTGCGAATGGCACTGCTGGAAATGCTGCTCGGGGGCGACTGA